A window of the Flavobacterium sangjuense genome harbors these coding sequences:
- a CDS encoding TonB-dependent receptor, with protein MKSLCTLTFLLIAFISNAQQTISGTVVDEKNKPVVGANVFIDGTYDGASTDDKGNFNFKTTAVGNQLLVVSFLSYETIKVPIEVEKFQNQTVKLKESVNTLDAVVITAGTFSAGEKSRVSVLKPLDIVTTAGSAGDIIAALQTLPGTQNVGEDGRLFVRGGEADETQTFVDGIRVAQPYGATTNNLPTRGRFSPFLFSGISFSTGGYSAEYGEALSSVLLLNTQDEADQNKTEISLMTVGLGLGNTQKWKKSSLSVNTAYIDLAPYQVAIPQDVDWNKPFQSLSGETVYRYNFNNGIFKAYAAFDASRFDLNQEDINQPEKVRVNLRNNNFYFNSSYKGNFGGNWQIFTGLSYGYGQNKIGIDANDVNNAEHASHLKLKFTKKLSDKVKLNFGTDYFITKFDEDYNTTFKSGYDSNIAAAFTEADIFFSKKFAAKVGVRASTNDYIDENSISPRASLAYKVSKNSQFAFAYGNFEQTPRQEYLKYSGDFKTEKAAHYILNYQYAKASRTLRTEVYFKQYNDLIKYDTENVQFDSQFSNNGEGYAKGLDVFWRDGNSIKHVEYWISYSYIDTKRDYKNYTAEVTPSFVSTHSLSLVTKYWINDLKSQLGFTHQFSSGRPYNNPNETAFMNGKTKSYNSLSFSWAYLLSQQKILYFSVSNILGTQNIFGYNYADTVNGNGIYDRKAVTPTADRFFFVGFFWTISDNKKDNQLKNL; from the coding sequence ATGAAATCTCTTTGCACTCTAACATTTCTACTAATTGCTTTTATCAGCAACGCACAACAAACCATTTCGGGAACTGTAGTCGATGAAAAAAACAAGCCGGTTGTTGGTGCTAATGTTTTTATAGATGGTACTTATGATGGAGCTTCGACAGACGACAAAGGGAATTTTAATTTTAAAACCACAGCAGTTGGAAATCAACTTTTGGTGGTTAGTTTTTTGTCGTATGAAACTATTAAAGTTCCGATAGAAGTTGAAAAATTCCAGAACCAAACGGTTAAACTTAAAGAAAGTGTCAATACGCTTGATGCCGTTGTAATAACTGCCGGAACGTTTAGCGCCGGAGAAAAAAGCAGGGTTTCGGTTTTGAAACCTTTGGATATAGTAACCACTGCCGGTTCCGCAGGAGATATTATTGCAGCTTTGCAGACTTTGCCTGGGACACAAAACGTTGGCGAAGATGGCCGATTGTTTGTTCGTGGTGGCGAAGCTGATGAAACACAAACTTTCGTTGACGGAATTCGGGTAGCTCAGCCTTATGGTGCGACGACCAATAATTTGCCAACACGCGGGCGATTTTCTCCGTTTTTGTTTAGCGGAATTTCATTTTCTACTGGTGGTTATTCGGCTGAATATGGAGAAGCATTATCTAGTGTTTTGTTATTGAATACACAAGATGAAGCTGATCAAAATAAAACGGAAATTTCGCTTATGACTGTTGGTTTGGGATTAGGCAATACACAAAAATGGAAAAAAAGTTCGTTGAGTGTGAATACGGCTTATATAGATTTAGCGCCATATCAAGTAGCTATTCCGCAGGATGTTGATTGGAACAAACCTTTTCAATCGCTGTCAGGTGAAACCGTGTATCGTTATAATTTCAATAATGGAATATTCAAAGCGTATGCTGCTTTTGACGCTTCCCGTTTCGATTTAAATCAGGAAGATATCAATCAGCCGGAGAAAGTGAGAGTCAATTTGAGAAACAATAATTTTTACTTCAATAGTTCCTATAAAGGGAATTTTGGTGGGAACTGGCAAATTTTTACAGGATTAAGTTATGGTTATGGCCAGAATAAAATTGGCATTGATGCCAATGATGTAAACAACGCGGAACACGCTTCACATCTGAAATTAAAATTCACTAAAAAACTTTCAGACAAAGTAAAGTTGAATTTCGGAACCGATTATTTTATCACCAAGTTTGACGAGGATTATAATACGACTTTCAAAAGCGGTTATGATTCTAATATAGCGGCTGCTTTTACGGAAGCGGATATTTTCTTCTCTAAAAAGTTTGCAGCAAAAGTTGGGGTAAGAGCTTCGACCAATGATTATATAGATGAAAACAGCATTTCACCAAGAGCATCTTTGGCGTATAAAGTTTCAAAAAACAGTCAGTTTGCTTTTGCCTACGGAAATTTTGAACAAACGCCACGACAAGAGTATCTGAAATATTCAGGTGATTTCAAAACAGAGAAAGCCGCACATTATATTTTGAACTATCAATATGCAAAAGCAAGCCGAACGCTTCGCACCGAAGTCTATTTCAAACAGTACAACGATTTGATAAAATACGATACTGAAAACGTGCAATTCGATTCCCAATTTTCAAATAACGGAGAAGGTTATGCCAAAGGATTGGATGTTTTTTGGAGAGATGGTAATAGCATAAAACATGTTGAATACTGGATATCCTATTCTTATATCGATACCAAAAGAGATTATAAAAATTATACTGCCGAAGTAACGCCAAGTTTTGTTTCAACACACAGTTTGTCATTGGTCACTAAATATTGGATTAATGATTTGAAATCGCAATTAGGTTTTACGCATCAGTTTAGTTCAGGAAGACCATATAATAATCCGAATGAAACTGCTTTTATGAATGGAAAAACAAAATCGTATAACAGTTTAAGTTTCAGTTGGGCTTACTTATTATCGCAACAAAAGATATTGTATTTCTCGGTTTCGAATATTTTAGGAACACAAAACATCTTTGGTTACAACTATGCTGATACGGTAAACGGAAATGGGATTTATGACAGAAAAGCAGTAACACCAACTGCCGATAGATTTTTCTTCGTAGGTTTCTTTTGGACGATTAGTGATAATAAGAAAGATAATCAACTTAAAAATCTTTAA
- a CDS encoding dihydrofolate reductase family protein: MKKVIAAFNMTLDGVCDHTTGIADEELHQHYSDLVDNAGVILYGRTTYQLMQFWQTLLQNPSGKKSMDDFAISIDKIQKLIFSNTLKDTGWKSAELVKRPLEEEVMELKQQADKDILVGSRSLIIQLLNSNLVDELQICIHPIIEGKGLFLFDQITDKIMLKLIKTKSLSSGATVFYYEPIRE; encoded by the coding sequence ATGAAAAAAGTAATTGCAGCATTCAATATGACACTTGACGGTGTTTGCGACCATACGACAGGAATTGCAGACGAAGAACTGCATCAACATTATTCTGACCTAGTAGATAATGCAGGAGTAATTCTGTATGGACGAACAACCTACCAACTCATGCAATTTTGGCAAACACTATTGCAAAATCCTTCAGGTAAAAAATCAATGGACGACTTTGCAATTTCAATAGACAAAATTCAAAAACTTATTTTTTCCAACACACTAAAAGACACTGGCTGGAAAAGTGCAGAACTTGTAAAAAGACCTCTTGAAGAAGAAGTCATGGAGCTCAAACAACAAGCAGATAAGGACATACTTGTTGGAAGTAGGAGCTTGATTATTCAACTTTTAAACAGCAATCTTGTTGACGAATTACAAATTTGTATTCACCCTATCATTGAAGGGAAAGGGCTATTCCTTTTTGACCAAATCACGGACAAAATTATGTTGAAACTCATTAAGACAAAATCACTAAGCTCAGGTGCAACAGTATTTTATTATGAGCCGATACGAGAGTAA
- a CDS encoding 2TM domain-containing protein, with amino-acid sequence MNNYNLSPDEIKYQQALKRVKRIKGFYSHLVVYVVINVMLLIVNYKNSSEGWRWEMFVTPLFWGIGVLAHALSVFLPTILMGKDWEERKIKELMEKERQNKWE; translated from the coding sequence ATGAATAATTATAACCTAAGTCCGGACGAAATAAAATACCAGCAGGCATTAAAGCGTGTCAAAAGAATCAAAGGATTTTACTCGCATTTGGTGGTATATGTTGTAATCAATGTGATGTTGCTTATTGTGAATTATAAAAATTCAAGTGAAGGCTGGAGATGGGAAATGTTTGTTACTCCTTTATTTTGGGGAATCGGTGTACTGGCGCACGCACTTTCCGTTTTTCTGCCAACCATACTCATGGGTAAAGACTGGGAAGAAAGAAAGATTAAGGAACTAATGGAAAAGGAAAGACAAAATAAGTGGGAGTAG
- a CDS encoding 2TM domain-containing protein — MNNYSLSPDEIKYQQALKRVKRIKGFYTHAVVYVVINIVIIFSKINFTGNGTWNFELRNLSTAFFWGIGLLAHGMSVFMPTLLMGKDWEERKIKEFMDQEKQNKYE; from the coding sequence ATGAATAATTATAGCCTAAGTCCGGACGAAATAAAATACCAGCAGGCATTAAAACGTGTCAAAAGGATAAAAGGATTTTATACACATGCTGTAGTTTATGTAGTAATTAATATTGTAATCATCTTTTCAAAAATTAATTTTACAGGCAATGGTACCTGGAATTTTGAATTGAGAAATTTATCCACAGCATTTTTTTGGGGAATCGGATTACTCGCACACGGAATGTCAGTCTTCATGCCAACATTGCTAATGGGCAAAGACTGGGAAGAAAGAAAAATAAAAGAGTTTATGGATCAGGAAAAACAAAATAAATATGAATAA
- a CDS encoding nucleoid-associated protein, with protein sequence MINLFNTHIESLSIHRVGNKNRNESVFLSEQPYNLNDEIVPLLKEYFFKSFREKEENYFQFAHEVDLEYNDMFNLATEIFTNPSEIHEVSKKITNHLFEQSNHPHIKNGEVYVTYLTNLSIDNNVVDAIGVFKSEIMSDFMQFEEKGKSLEMILQQGINLNKLDKGCLIFNYKKEEGYKILSVDSNRYDTRYWLEHFLSVDAFQDENFITKKYLKFCQGFAKDVVFPAEDKKEEVMFMNRSVNYFAKNDQFEESNFLNEVLDNPDLIPEFKNYKVDKGEKYSIEDVTSFPIANNAVSDARRSIKNVINLDTNIQIKLDFINPESAEKFVEKGWDEEKQMYYYLVYFNKEQKS encoded by the coding sequence ATGATCAACCTATTTAACACTCATATTGAGAGTTTATCAATACACCGAGTTGGAAACAAAAACAGAAATGAATCGGTATTTCTCTCGGAGCAGCCTTATAATTTAAATGACGAAATTGTTCCGTTACTAAAGGAATATTTCTTCAAATCCTTTCGCGAAAAAGAAGAGAACTATTTTCAGTTTGCCCACGAAGTTGATTTGGAATACAACGATATGTTCAACTTGGCAACGGAAATTTTCACAAACCCAAGTGAAATTCACGAAGTTTCAAAGAAGATTACGAACCATCTTTTTGAGCAATCAAATCACCCGCACATTAAGAACGGAGAAGTTTATGTGACCTATTTAACCAACTTAAGTATCGATAACAATGTTGTTGATGCTATTGGTGTTTTCAAAAGTGAAATCATGTCTGATTTTATGCAGTTTGAAGAAAAAGGAAAATCGCTTGAAATGATTTTGCAACAAGGCATCAATCTGAATAAACTAGACAAAGGCTGCCTGATTTTCAATTATAAAAAAGAAGAAGGCTACAAGATTTTAAGTGTCGACAGCAATCGTTATGACACACGCTATTGGTTGGAGCATTTTCTTTCTGTTGATGCGTTTCAGGATGAAAATTTCATTACCAAAAAGTATTTGAAATTCTGCCAGGGATTTGCTAAAGATGTTGTTTTTCCTGCCGAAGACAAAAAAGAAGAAGTAATGTTTATGAATCGTTCGGTGAATTATTTTGCCAAAAACGATCAATTTGAAGAAAGCAATTTCCTGAATGAGGTTTTGGATAATCCCGACTTAATCCCGGAATTCAAAAACTATAAAGTTGATAAAGGTGAGAAATATAGTATTGAAGATGTTACTTCGTTTCCAATTGCAAATAATGCGGTTTCTGATGCCCGAAGATCTATTAAAAACGTAATTAATCTGGACACCAATATCCAAATAAAACTCGACTTTATCAATCCTGAAAGTGCCGAGAAATTTGTAGAAAAAGGTTGGGATGAAGAAAAACAAATGTATTACTACTTAGTGTATTTCAATAAAGAGCAAAAGTCCTAA
- a CDS encoding LytR/AlgR family response regulator transcription factor, translating into MNIIIIEDEKPAARLLQRKVEKLGLQVNQMLHSVEESIHWFNSNPHPDLIFLDIQLSDGLSFEIFETIDIKSAVIFTTAYDEYALRAFKLNSIDYLLKPIDEDDLETAVNKFKARNISAPNLSLDFEMIKKMLVNPMDRNYKKRFTIKMGQQLKMINIEEVECFYSENKGTYLHTFDNRDYLLDNTLEQLETELDPKDFYRVSRKFIIPMKGIKEIQIYSNSRLKVILPTYKDDEVIVARERVNDFKEWLG; encoded by the coding sequence ATGAACATCATCATCATCGAAGACGAAAAACCCGCAGCACGTTTACTACAGCGTAAAGTGGAGAAATTAGGTTTGCAGGTAAATCAAATGCTGCATTCTGTGGAAGAATCCATTCATTGGTTTAATTCGAATCCGCATCCCGATTTGATTTTCCTTGACATACAATTATCCGATGGTTTGTCGTTCGAAATCTTTGAAACCATTGATATCAAAAGTGCAGTGATTTTCACGACGGCTTATGACGAATATGCGCTGCGTGCTTTCAAACTGAATAGCATTGATTATTTGCTTAAGCCAATTGACGAAGACGATTTAGAAACCGCTGTCAACAAATTCAAAGCGCGAAATATCAGTGCGCCCAATTTGTCGCTCGACTTTGAAATGATAAAGAAAATGCTGGTAAACCCAATGGACAGAAACTACAAAAAACGTTTCACTATCAAAATGGGACAGCAGTTAAAGATGATTAACATTGAAGAAGTAGAATGTTTCTATAGCGAAAACAAAGGAACCTACCTACACACTTTTGACAACCGTGATTATCTTCTAGACAACACTTTGGAACAACTCGAAACCGAACTTGACCCAAAGGATTTCTACCGTGTTTCCCGCAAATTCATCATCCCGATGAAAGGAATAAAAGAAATCCAGATTTACAGCAACTCAAGATTAAAAGTCATTCTTCCCACTTATAAAGACGATGAGGTTATTGTAGCACGCGAACGGGTGAATGATTTTAAGGAATGGTTGGGTTAA
- a CDS encoding four helix bundle protein yields MSNFRNLQIWQKSMTLTTNIYIATKNFPKEEIFTLTSQIRRSSISIPSNIAEGFGRDSNKEYLRFLNVSIASLFELQTQLEIGKNIEYLTELEFNKIYEDTRELERMLVSFIKKIKERD; encoded by the coding sequence ATGAGCAATTTTAGAAATCTTCAGATATGGCAAAAGTCCATGACATTAACAACAAACATTTACATTGCAACTAAAAATTTTCCAAAAGAAGAAATTTTTACATTAACATCACAAATAAGACGAAGCTCAATATCGATTCCAAGTAACATCGCCGAAGGTTTTGGAAGAGACAGCAACAAAGAATACCTAAGATTTCTGAACGTATCCATTGCTTCATTGTTTGAATTGCAAACACAATTAGAAATCGGGAAAAATATAGAATACTTAACAGAATTAGAATTTAATAAAATATACGAAGACACCAGAGAGTTAGAAAGAATGTTGGTTTCTTTTATCAAAAAAATTAAAGAAAGAGATTAA
- a CDS encoding plasmid pRiA4b ORF-3 family protein yields MIYKFRAILDAEEDVFRDIAIQEEDTLEDLHNAIVNAFGFDGLEVASFYTCDDTWNQEEEIPMFDTGDIPGEQKTMSDYTLNLLLGEDQTKIIYVYDFINMWTFLVELAAVEEAEAGETYPSLLFSHGELPAIAPEKEFEAESEDFYSEFEDDLDDDDLDAFGGDDSFEDYGFEENWN; encoded by the coding sequence ATGATTTATAAATTCAGAGCTATTCTTGATGCAGAAGAAGATGTTTTCAGAGATATTGCCATTCAGGAAGAAGATACTTTAGAAGATTTACACAACGCCATCGTTAATGCTTTTGGTTTTGACGGATTAGAAGTGGCTTCGTTTTATACTTGTGATGACACCTGGAATCAGGAAGAAGAGATTCCGATGTTTGATACAGGTGATATTCCCGGCGAGCAAAAAACAATGAGCGATTACACCTTAAATCTGTTGCTTGGTGAAGACCAAACGAAAATTATCTACGTGTATGATTTTATCAATATGTGGACATTCTTAGTTGAACTTGCTGCCGTTGAAGAAGCTGAAGCCGGAGAAACCTATCCGAGTTTGTTGTTTTCTCATGGTGAATTGCCTGCCATTGCGCCTGAAAAAGAGTTCGAAGCGGAAAGTGAAGATTTCTATTCTGAATTTGAAGATGATTTAGATGATGATGATTTGGATGCTTTTGGTGGTGATGACAGTTTTGAAGATTACGGATTTGAAGAGAATTGGAATTAG
- a CDS encoding BamA/TamA family outer membrane protein, with amino-acid sequence MKFKYLSFFLFLLFTCQISQAQEKNSGNDSVTVYKNIEKLSKKNKLNKFVYRLLFKSKRSSAAAKKNSRKRFFIKKSFDRSEGKIIRDIRIETLDPFGYAVDNYKDQPEKGFEKFGNALHMKTKNWTIRNLLLFKKNEPLDSLVAKESERLIRKQRYVRSVIIKPIEIPNSKDSVDISVRVLDSWSLIPTGAVSSSKGNFDLTERNFVGLGHEIENNFSRRFDDGKKAYEARYTINNIKNTYIKTTFAYENDLYDNVTRSARIERQFFSPLTRLAGGAYYENRFYVDSLPDATGTFANQTFKLQTQQYWFGHSFKIFGGKSEDFRTTNLVTTFGYKNVAYSKKPTLQYDPSKFFASEKLYLATIGLNTQKFAEEKYLFNFGIIEDVPYGQVYAITGGFQDKNNNQRAYFSGRFAYGHYFNFGYLGTNIEWGSFNKNGHSEETTLRIEANYFTNLLSLGSWKIRQFIKPTLVLGNHRASIIKDRVTISNENGISGFDNPLLNGTKKLFASFQTQTYLPGNWHGFHFSPFFNMTLGLLGDDTNRFFNDKVYSIFSLGALINNDYLVFNSFQISFSFYPSIPYQGSNLFKTNTFKNNDLSLPDFQIGEPTIVPYN; translated from the coding sequence ATGAAATTTAAGTATCTCTCCTTTTTTTTATTTTTATTATTTACCTGCCAAATTTCTCAGGCGCAGGAAAAAAACAGCGGCAACGATTCGGTTACAGTTTATAAAAACATCGAAAAACTTTCCAAAAAAAATAAACTCAATAAGTTTGTTTATCGTTTGTTATTCAAATCCAAAAGAAGTTCTGCTGCTGCTAAAAAAAACTCCCGAAAGAGGTTTTTTATCAAAAAGTCATTTGACAGAAGCGAAGGCAAAATCATCAGAGATATTAGGATTGAAACTTTAGACCCATTTGGTTATGCTGTTGATAATTACAAAGACCAACCCGAAAAAGGTTTTGAGAAATTCGGAAATGCTTTGCACATGAAAACCAAAAATTGGACGATTCGAAATTTATTACTTTTCAAAAAAAACGAACCTTTAGATTCTCTTGTAGCCAAAGAATCAGAGCGTTTAATCAGAAAGCAACGCTACGTTAGAAGCGTAATTATTAAACCTATTGAAATCCCGAATAGCAAAGATTCTGTTGATATTTCTGTACGCGTCTTAGATTCGTGGAGCTTGATTCCAACAGGCGCGGTTTCGAGTTCAAAAGGTAATTTTGATTTAACCGAGAGAAACTTTGTTGGTTTAGGTCATGAGATTGAAAATAACTTTTCACGAAGATTTGATGACGGGAAAAAAGCTTATGAAGCCCGCTATACCATAAACAACATCAAAAACACTTATATAAAAACGACCTTTGCTTACGAGAATGATTTGTATGATAACGTAACCCGAAGCGCCAGAATTGAAAGACAATTTTTCTCGCCATTGACAAGATTGGCAGGTGGTGCCTATTATGAAAATAGGTTTTATGTTGATTCGCTTCCTGATGCTACAGGTACTTTTGCGAATCAAACTTTCAAATTGCAAACACAACAGTATTGGTTTGGTCATTCATTCAAAATCTTTGGAGGAAAAAGTGAAGATTTCAGAACTACAAATCTTGTTACCACTTTTGGATATAAAAATGTAGCTTACTCTAAGAAACCAACACTACAATATGATCCATCAAAGTTTTTTGCTTCCGAAAAATTATATTTAGCTACCATTGGTCTCAACACACAAAAGTTTGCGGAAGAAAAATACTTATTCAATTTTGGCATAATTGAAGACGTCCCTTATGGTCAGGTTTATGCTATAACTGGAGGATTTCAGGATAAAAATAATAACCAGAGAGCCTATTTTAGCGGAAGATTTGCCTATGGTCATTATTTCAATTTTGGTTATTTGGGAACAAATATTGAATGGGGAAGTTTTAACAAAAATGGTCATAGCGAAGAAACAACGTTGCGAATTGAAGCCAATTATTTTACGAATTTACTTTCTCTTGGAAGTTGGAAAATAAGGCAATTTATTAAACCAACATTAGTACTTGGAAATCATAGAGCTTCAATTATAAAAGATCGTGTTACGATTTCTAATGAGAATGGAATTTCTGGTTTTGACAATCCTTTGCTTAACGGAACCAAAAAACTCTTCGCCTCTTTTCAGACACAAACATATCTTCCTGGCAATTGGCATGGTTTCCATTTCAGCCCTTTTTTTAACATGACTTTGGGATTGCTTGGTGATGATACCAACAGGTTTTTTAATGATAAAGTTTACTCTATTTTCAGTTTGGGTGCTTTAATAAATAATGATTATTTAGTTTTTAATAGTTTTCAAATTTCATTCTCTTTTTATCCTTCTATACCTTATCAGGGATCCAATCTTTTCAAAACTAACACTTTTAAAAACAATGATTTGTCCTTGCCGGATTTCCAAATTGGTGAACCAACAATAGTCCCTTATAATTAA
- a CDS encoding tetratricopeptide repeat protein has translation MKTIFTSIAIFICSLLSAQTQYEQGMGKAMQLWGAGNDTEAVATFERIASVEKTNWLPNYYIGFICTIDVFQAKDKTKIPALLTKAQDAIDNATVISPNNPEIMVVQAMLYTAILIQDPMTNGQKYGGLAMEQYDKALAIDPKNPRAVFSKAEFEIGGAKYWKTDTKPMCEAIAKSIELFANFKPETPFHPNWGADRAQQALISCK, from the coding sequence ATGAAAACAATTTTTACATCAATCGCAATTTTTATCTGTTCGCTATTATCAGCACAAACTCAGTATGAGCAAGGAATGGGAAAAGCAATGCAACTTTGGGGAGCAGGAAATGACACTGAAGCGGTTGCCACTTTTGAACGCATCGCATCCGTAGAAAAAACAAATTGGTTGCCAAATTACTACATAGGTTTCATCTGCACTATCGATGTTTTTCAGGCCAAAGACAAAACAAAAATTCCGGCACTTTTAACCAAAGCACAAGATGCTATTGACAACGCAACAGTTATTAGTCCGAACAATCCCGAAATTATGGTAGTTCAGGCAATGCTTTACACTGCGATACTGATTCAGGATCCAATGACAAACGGACAGAAGTATGGTGGGTTGGCAATGGAACAATACGACAAAGCATTAGCAATTGACCCAAAAAACCCTAGAGCGGTGTTCTCAAAAGCCGAGTTTGAAATTGGTGGAGCCAAATATTGGAAAACGGATACCAAGCCAATGTGTGAGGCAATCGCTAAATCAATTGAACTTTTTGCTAACTTTAAACCTGAAACGCCTTTTCATCCAAATTGGGGTGCAGACAGAGCACAACAAGCATTGATAAGTTGTAAATAA
- a CDS encoding 2TM domain-containing protein: MKQLVKEIPRAIILSIVIFFVLLLIRLITGNTIRFDYGFLVYFGYTMLYGLSLYFANAAIFIYLDKVFKANRFTPKRILIGFLASFLISILVIFLLRIFEDVLVEGISFSAFLSKEQLSNYLVAIILTFIVTLAFHAFYFYKAYAESKVKEQKIIAGTASAQFESLKNQIDPHFLFNSLNVLSSLIEENPDNAQKFTTSLSKIYRYVLEQKDKELVSVSEELAFAKTYMNLLKMRFENSITYELPEGFDNPEAKVVPLSLQLLLENTIKHNVVSEQKPLHIKIYIENNYLIVENNLQKKEVLQDRRGVGLQNIVNRYGLISERKMLIEESPDFFKVKIPILTKQIAFMETQNIYNENMAFMRAKDRVEKLKGFYGNLISYCCVIPVLVFINLKTGGFQWFWFPMFGWGMGVTFHAFETFGYGKSWEEKKIREILNKDKQTKYE; encoded by the coding sequence ATGAAGCAATTAGTAAAAGAAATTCCAAGAGCAATTATTCTATCAATAGTCATTTTTTTTGTACTGTTATTGATAAGGCTTATTACAGGAAATACGATTCGGTTTGACTATGGATTCTTGGTGTATTTTGGTTACACTATGCTATACGGACTTTCGTTATATTTTGCTAATGCTGCAATTTTCATCTATTTAGACAAAGTTTTTAAAGCCAATCGGTTTACGCCCAAAAGGATATTAATTGGATTCTTAGCTTCTTTTCTGATTTCGATTTTGGTTATTTTTTTACTGCGAATTTTTGAAGATGTACTAGTCGAAGGAATTTCATTCAGCGCATTCTTAAGTAAGGAACAGTTGTCCAATTATCTTGTAGCCATCATTTTGACTTTCATCGTTACTTTGGCTTTCCACGCATTTTATTTTTATAAAGCATACGCTGAAAGCAAAGTTAAAGAACAAAAGATTATCGCCGGAACAGCTTCGGCGCAATTTGAAAGTTTAAAAAACCAAATCGATCCGCATTTCCTGTTCAATAGTTTGAATGTGTTGAGTTCGTTGATAGAAGAAAACCCGGATAATGCACAAAAGTTCACTACTTCCTTATCTAAAATCTATCGCTATGTTTTAGAGCAGAAAGACAAAGAACTGGTTTCGGTTTCAGAGGAATTGGCTTTCGCCAAAACGTATATGAATCTTTTAAAAATGCGTTTTGAAAATAGTATCACTTATGAATTGCCTGAAGGTTTTGACAATCCGGAAGCCAAAGTTGTACCGCTTTCGTTACAACTTTTATTAGAAAATACGATTAAGCACAATGTGGTTAGTGAACAAAAACCATTGCATATTAAAATTTATATCGAAAATAATTATCTCATCGTTGAGAACAATCTTCAAAAGAAAGAAGTGCTGCAGGATAGAAGAGGCGTTGGCTTGCAAAACATCGTCAACCGTTACGGACTGATTTCGGAACGTAAAATGCTGATTGAGGAAAGCCCTGATTTTTTTAAAGTAAAAATTCCAATATTAACAAAACAGATTGCTTTTATGGAAACACAAAATATATACAACGAAAACATGGCTTTTATGCGGGCCAAAGATCGCGTAGAAAAACTCAAAGGATTTTATGGCAATTTGATTTCATATTGCTGTGTGATTCCGGTACTGGTATTTATAAACCTAAAAACAGGAGGATTTCAATGGTTTTGGTTTCCAATGTTTGGATGGGGAATGGGAGTAACGTTCCATGCATTCGAAACTTTCGGCTACGGAAAATCCTGGGAAGAAAAGAAAATTCGGGAAATTTTAAACAAAGACAAACAAACTAAATATGAATAA
- a CDS encoding 2TM domain-containing protein: MEQFNQEFERYQRAQKQVEEIKGFYGHLLSYVLVMLFLMFINLRYSPQYLWFFWPMLGWGIGLLFHGLKAFNYTPFLGKEWEQRKIKEFMDQEKQNKYE; this comes from the coding sequence ATGGAACAATTTAATCAAGAATTCGAAAGATACCAACGTGCTCAAAAGCAGGTTGAAGAAATCAAAGGTTTTTACGGACATTTACTTTCTTATGTATTAGTGATGCTCTTTCTTATGTTCATCAACTTAAGATATTCACCACAATATTTGTGGTTCTTTTGGCCAATGTTAGGTTGGGGAATAGGACTGTTATTTCACGGACTAAAAGCGTTTAACTACACGCCATTCCTGGGAAAAGAGTGGGAACAAAGAAAAATAAAAGAATTTATGGATCAGGAAAAACAAAACAAATATGAATAA